The proteins below come from a single Pseudomonadota bacterium genomic window:
- the argH gene encoding argininosuccinate lyase — protein sequence MNTEQSDFQDDRPWGGRFSEPTDAFVQSFTASVGFDRRLYRYDIQASIAHARMLCHVGVLSDAECAAIVGGLEEIQKDFESGNVAWSVALEDVHMNIESRLTERIGEVGKKLHTGRSRNDQVATDLRLYLRAEIDAVMARLEALLGVLLDLAEREADTIMPGYTHLQAAQPVTLGHHVLAWFEMFFRDRGRFSDCRRRVNIMPLGAAALAGTSFPIDRAFTARELGFEAIAENSLDAVSDRDFAIELCACSALVLTHLSRCSEELVLWSSPQFDFIELGDAFCTGSSIMPQKKNPDVPELVRGKSGRVYGHLMALLTLMKGQPLAYNRDNQEDKEPLFDTVDTVEDCLRAYIEMLPSMTVKRERLRKAARRGMITATDLADYLVLKGVAFRDAHAIVGRAVRHALDAGRDLCDLTLAELRSHSPAIDQDVYAALTLEGSVAARDHFGGTAPRQVRAAVERGRQRLAALSRS from the coding sequence GTGAATACCGAACAGTCGGACTTTCAAGACGATCGGCCCTGGGGGGGGAGGTTTTCCGAGCCCACCGACGCCTTCGTGCAGAGTTTCACGGCCTCGGTCGGTTTCGACCGGCGCCTTTACCGCTACGACATCCAGGCCTCCATCGCCCATGCCCGGATGCTCTGCCACGTGGGGGTATTGAGCGACGCGGAGTGCGCCGCGATCGTGGGCGGGCTAGAGGAGATCCAGAAAGACTTCGAGAGCGGAAACGTCGCCTGGTCCGTCGCGCTCGAGGACGTGCACATGAACATCGAGTCCCGGCTCACCGAGCGCATCGGCGAGGTCGGCAAGAAGCTCCATACCGGCCGCTCGCGCAACGACCAAGTGGCGACCGATCTGCGTTTATATCTGCGCGCCGAGATCGATGCCGTCATGGCGCGGCTCGAAGCACTGCTCGGCGTGCTGCTCGATCTAGCGGAGCGCGAGGCGGACACCATCATGCCGGGCTATACACACCTCCAGGCCGCCCAGCCGGTGACCCTGGGCCACCACGTCCTGGCCTGGTTCGAGATGTTTTTCCGCGATCGGGGGCGATTTTCCGACTGTCGCCGCCGGGTGAACATCATGCCGCTCGGGGCCGCGGCGCTGGCCGGGACGAGCTTCCCCATCGACCGTGCCTTCACGGCGCGCGAGCTCGGCTTCGAGGCTATCGCCGAGAACTCGCTCGATGCCGTGAGCGATCGAGACTTCGCCATCGAGCTCTGCGCCTGCTCGGCGCTCGTCCTGACCCATCTGTCGCGCTGTTCCGAGGAGTTGGTGTTATGGTCCTCGCCCCAGTTTGATTTCATCGAGCTGGGTGATGCCTTTTGCACCGGGTCCTCGATCATGCCCCAGAAAAAGAACCCCGACGTGCCCGAGCTGGTGCGTGGCAAGAGTGGGCGCGTGTACGGCCATTTGATGGCCCTCTTGACCTTGATGAAGGGCCAACCCCTGGCGTACAACAGGGACAATCAGGAGGACAAGGAACCGCTCTTCGATACCGTGGACACGGTAGAGGACTGTTTGCGCGCCTATATCGAGATGCTGCCTTCCATGACCGTCAAGCGCGAGCGGCTGCGGAAGGCGGCGCGCCGCGGCATGATCACCGCGACCGATCTCGCGGACTACCTGGTTCTCAAGGGCGTGGCGTTCCGCGATGCCCATGCCATCGTCGGCCGGGCCGTCCGCCACGCCCTCGATGCCGGCCGGGACCTCTGTGATCTGACGCTCGCGGAGTTGCGTTCCCATTCTCCGGCGATCGATCAAGACGTCTACGCGGCGCTGACGCTAGAGGGGTCGGTCGCGGCGCGCGATCATTTCGGTGGCACCGCCCCCCGGCAGGTCCGCGCCGCCGTTGAGCGCGGCCGCCAGCGTCTAGCCGCGCTGTCCCGCTCGTGA